GATCGAGCCTGATCGCATCGCGCGGCTGCCGGGCGTTCCCGCATGCGTGCCGCCGCCGATCTGGCTGTTCGTGCACTGACGCATGGATACGCGCGGGGCAGGCGCATGCTTCACACGATGCGGAGCAAGCATGACCTTCCACGACGATTGCAAGATCGAGGTGGCCGCCTATGAGATTTCGCCGGATGCGTGGCGCGCGGAGGTCGTGATCTCATGCGTCAGTACGGGCGCGACGTTGCTGCCACCCACTACCGTGCTCGACTCGGCCGGCACGTACCCTATCGCTGGCGGTGCACTGGAAGCCGCACGGGCGTACGCCGAAGCGATCATTGTGGACGGTGCGCTCGGCGGTGATTCCGAAGCGGCTTAGCCAGCTGCGATGGTGAGTCCGAGCGATGCGGCGTTACGTCCTGTTACCAATTCGCCCTCGCCGTAGCACCTGTGTTGGCGCCCCTGCATAAAATACAGATACCGCAATCGCGCCCGGGTGCACGCCATGTGTGTCCGGCCAATCAAGTCGCAGGTGATGAACATGAATCGACGCAATGGGCTGTTGATGGCAGGCGCCGCCGTATTGGCCGTGCTGGCTGTGCCGCAGGCAGCGTCGGCACACGTGAGTGTCGGGATCGGCATCGGGGTCCCGATTGCGCCGGTGTATGTGGCCCCGGCTCCGGTGTATTACCCGCCACCCCCGCCTGTGTACTACGAACCGCCGCCGCCCCCGGTGTACTATGCGCCGGTACCGGCCTACTATGGCCCGCCGCCCGTGGTGGTGGGGCCGGGGTGGTACCGTTGGGGGCCGCGCTATCGCTGGTACGACGGTCATCACTGGCGTCGCTGGCGTTGACGCGCAGGCTGCGCCGCCAGGAAAGAGGCTCCTTCGGGAGCCTTTTTCTTTGTTCGCGGCCGGCGCTACGCAGGCCGTTTCGCGCATTGCGGGAGGCCATCGCGCCGTACTATCAGGCCCGGCATATTGCCGGGCTTTTTGTTTGGGCATGCCGCGTGCGCAGGCCCGTGCTAATGTGCGCGCCATTGTTGCGACCAACCGGAACCGGAGCGGGATGAGTACCCATTGGCTGTTGAGCACGCTCGTCGTTACGCTGCTGCTGCCGCCCGGCGGTCCGCTGGTGTTGGCGCTGCTGGCGGGCATGGTGGCCTGGCGCATGCCGCGCTGGCGCCGGCCCGCGGGCCGGGTGCTCGGCATTGCGTTGATCGTGGCCTGGCTGGCGGCGACGCCGTGGTGCGGCCGGCTGCTGGCATCGTGGACGCATCCCGCGCAGCCTGTGCGCCTCGATGCGTTGCAGCCGCATGGCGAGGGCGCGGTGGTGCTGCTGGGCGGTTCGCGCAAGCTGGCGGCGCGTGAATATGCGGGGCAGGGCGAGACTGCGCTGTCCGGCCTGTCGCTCGAACGTACGGTCTATGCGGCGCGGCTGGCGCACGCTGCCCGGCTGCCGGTGCTGGCCACCGGAGGCGCGCCGCAGGGCCTCGGCGTGCCGGAGGCCGAACTGATGGGCAGGCTCGTCGCCGACCTGGGACAGGATGCGCGCTGGATCGAGACGCGCTCGGCCACCACCGAGGAAAACGCCGCTTTCTCCGCGCCGATGTTGCGCGCGGCCGGCATCCAGCGCATCTACCTCGTCACGCACTACTGGCACATGGCGCGCGCGCGACGATACTTTGAAGGGCAAGGATTGATCGTCACGCCGGCGCCGTGCGGCTGGGGTGGCGAGGTGGAGGAGAGCCCCGTGGGTGGCATACTCTCGCTGCTGCCGCGCACGGACGGCCTGGCACTGACGCGTTCCGCATTGCGCGAGGCGCTGGGCCAGTTGTGGTTATCCATGCGTCAAGGCATTCGCTGATCGCACACACGAACGACCAAGGAGAAAGTCATGAAAACCAAGCCCTGTCTGACCCAGGAAGACGTCAACAAGATCCTGGATGCCGCCGAGAAGGAAGCGCGCGCGCATCAATGGGCCGTGACGATCGCCGTGGTCGATGACGGCGGCCATCCGCTGGGCCTGCGCCGCATGGACGGCTGCGCGACCATCTCGGCCTACATCGCACCGGAGAAGGCACGCACCGCCGCGCTGGGCCGCCGTGAATCGAAGGTCTATGAAGACATCATCAACAACGGCCGGACCTCGTTCCTGTCCGCGCCGATGCTGCAGGGCATGCTGGAGGGCGGCGTGCCCATCCTGGTGGAAGGCGTGTGCGCCGGTGCGGTGGGGGTGTCGGGCGTGAAGTCGGCGGAAGACGTGCAGATCGCCAAGGCGGGCATCGCTGCCGTGCACGTGATCTGCTGAGCGGTCATCCGCCTCTGGCAAAGAGAGAGGGCGCATCGTGGCGCCCTTTTTTTTTTCAAGTGAGGCGGGAAGAAGCGGCTTGGCTGGCGCTTGTCAGGCAGACGGGTCTGGGGTGTCTGCGAACGCGAATCGACGATGGCTGGCTACTGCCGAATGTCTCCTGAGAGAGACAGTCCCCACAAAAAAGAGAGAAGCCGGTGCGGTTATTTGGTCAGGATCAGCTTGCCGAAGCGCGTCACGCGCAACGTGTAGAGCGCGCCGTTGTGGCGGATGGCCACGGCGTTCTGGCCGGCGAACAATTGCTCCGAGGTCATGGTGCGCGTGTCGCTCACCACGGTGGCCGGCGCACTGACGCTGGCCGTGGCGGCCGGCTCGGCATCCGGGGTGTTGTGCTCGAATGTGGCCGGCCGCTTGCGGGCCACGATGATGTGGCGGCGGCGGGTAACGGTGCGGCCGGTGTCTTGCGGTTCAGCGATATTCATGGCGATGTCCTGGCTGGCGGAAAGGCATGGGCTGGCAAGGCTCCAGCGAATAGCCATGACTCTAAATGCGAATCGTTATCATTACAAGAGCCGGTGCTGACAAAACGCTGACACCGTGAAGATGGCCGCCACGCGACGGCCATAGAAAGACGAACCCCGCACAGTAGCGGGGGGCTCGGGTGGCGGGGCCGGGTGCGTCAGTTGTGCATCGGTTCGGTGACGAAGCCGATGCGTGCCAGGCCGCCGCGCTGGATGGCAGCCATCACCTGGGCGACGCGCTCGTAACGGACGCTGCGATCCGCGCGCAGGTGCATCTCAGGCTGGGGCTGTTGGCGCGCGGCCTGCGCGATGTCGGCCTCCAGCGTGGCCTCGTCGACCGGCTGGTTGTTCCAATAGACCAGGCCCTTGGCGTCGATCTCGACATTGACGCTCTGCGGCTTGGCGTCATCGGGCTTGTTGGTCGCGCGCGGCAGGTCGATCTTCACCGCGTGGTTGATCACCGGAATGGTGATGATGAAGATGATCAGCAGCACCAGCATGACGTCCACCAGCGGCGTCATGTTGATCTCGCTCATCACCTCGTCATCGTTGTCGAAGGTTCCGAAAGCCATGGCCGTTCCTTACTGCTGCTTGACCGAGGCCAGGCGCACGTTCGCGTCTTCCGCGCGTGCGGCACCCGGGCGCAGGCGCGCGCCGGTCACGAAGTAGGCGTGCAGGTCATGGGCGAAGCGGTTGAGCTTGGCGATGACCGACTTGTTGCCGCGGGTCAGCGCGTTGTAGCCGAGCACGGCGGGAATCGCCACGGCCAGGCCGAAGGCCGTCATGATCAGCGATTCGCCCACGGGGCCGGCCACCTTGTCGATGGTCGGCACGCCCACCGCGCCGATGCCGATCAGGGCGTGATAGATGCCCCACACCGTACCGAACAGCCCGACGAACGGCGCCGTGGAGCCCACCGAGGCCAGCACGGCCAGGCCGGACTGCATCTGGCCGACGGATTCGTCGATCGCGCTCTTGAGCGAGCGCGTGATCCAGTCGGAGATGTCCATCACGTCGTGCAGCTGCGGATGGCTGGCGCGATGGTGCTGCGCGGCCTCGCGGCCGGTCTGCGCGAGCGCGTAGAACGGGTTGTCCTTGGGCGAGCCCAGCGTCTGCATGGCGTGGTCGAAGTCGTCGGAATGCCAGAAGCGCTTTTCGGCGCCCTGGGCCATCGATTTCAGGCGGATCAGGTCCCACGCCTTGGTGAGGATGACGATCCAGGAGGCCAGCGACATCAGCAGCAGCAGAAGGGCCGTGCCGCGAGCGACGATGTCGCCCTGTGTCCAGAGGTGGGAGAGACCGAGTTCCTGCATGATGGGTTTCCTACTTAGCGAAAGACGAAATTCAGTTTAGTTGTCGAGCTTGAAGACGAACGGCTTGTTGGCCACCACGGTCATGGCGCGGCCGTTCTGCTTGTAAGGCGAGCAATGGAGGCTGCGAGCCGCATCCAGCGCAGCGCGGTCCAGGCGCGCGGAGCCGCTGGGCGTGGCGACCACCGCGTTGACCACGTCGCCCTCGGGGCCGATGGTGATCTTGACGAGGGTGCGGCCTTCCTCGCCCATCTTCTGCGACATGGTCGGGTAGACGAGCGGCGGATTGTTGCACTGGATGTCGTTGATGCCGACATTGATCGGGCCAGACTGGACCGGGGCCGGTGCCGGCGCGGGGGCGGCCTCTACCGGCGGGGCGGGCGGCGTGGGCGGCGCGGCCGGCACCACGGGCGCGGTGTCGGACGGCGGCAGGGCCGGCGCCGGCGTCGGGGCAGGCTTGGGCTGCGGCGCGGGCTTGACGATATTCACCTGCTTGGGCGGCGCGGGCTTGGCGGGCTCCGGCTTGGGCGGTTCCGGCTGGCGCACCGGCTGCGGCGGCGTGTCCGGGATGATGTTCACTTGCAGTTCGGGCGGCGGCTCCTGGCGCAGCGGCGACGCGATCAGTCCGAGCTGGATCAGCGTCAGCACGCCCGCGTGCAACAGCAGCACGACGACGAGGATCTTGAGGGTACGAGGGTGAATCATCAACGGCGGAAAATCGAAAACGGAATCGGGCGTGAGCGGTCGGTCGGCATCCGGATGCGGGCGCGCATTCAGCGCTTGCCGAAGACGATCAGCGAAACGCCAATGCTGATGACCAGACTCAGGAGCAGTTCCATGGCGCAAGGGGTGGTTGCGGGCTGGCCGCGCTGCCCGCAAGAGAAGACATTGTAGGCTACCTTCGTGCAACACTGTTGCGACAACGGGAAGCAGTGACGGTTCAGCCTATCGCGTCGATTGGATCCAGTATAAACGATAATGATTCCTATTTGCGAGAGTGGCCGTGTCATTCGTGGGGTGGGGGCCCCATCCGGATGGCTG
The sequence above is drawn from the Ralstonia solanacearum K60 genome and encodes:
- the hemP gene encoding hemin uptake protein HemP — its product is MNIAEPQDTGRTVTRRRHIIVARKRPATFEHNTPDAEPAATASVSAPATVVSDTRTMTSEQLFAGQNAVAIRHNGALYTLRVTRFGKLILTK
- a CDS encoding ExbD/TolR family protein; its protein translation is MAFGTFDNDDEVMSEINMTPLVDVMLVLLIIFIITIPVINHAVKIDLPRATNKPDDAKPQSVNVEIDAKGLVYWNNQPVDEATLEADIAQAARQQPQPEMHLRADRSVRYERVAQVMAAIQRGGLARIGFVTEPMHN
- a CDS encoding energy transducer TonB; amino-acid sequence: MIHPRTLKILVVVLLLHAGVLTLIQLGLIASPLRQEPPPELQVNIIPDTPPQPVRQPEPPKPEPAKPAPPKQVNIVKPAPQPKPAPTPAPALPPSDTAPVVPAAPPTPPAPPVEAAPAPAPAPVQSGPINVGINDIQCNNPPLVYPTMSQKMGEEGRTLVKITIGPEGDVVNAVVATPSGSARLDRAALDAARSLHCSPYKQNGRAMTVVANKPFVFKLDN
- a CDS encoding YdcF family protein, which gives rise to MSTHWLLSTLVVTLLLPPGGPLVLALLAGMVAWRMPRWRRPAGRVLGIALIVAWLAATPWCGRLLASWTHPAQPVRLDALQPHGEGAVVLLGGSRKLAAREYAGQGETALSGLSLERTVYAARLAHAARLPVLATGGAPQGLGVPEAELMGRLVADLGQDARWIETRSATTEENAAFSAPMLRAAGIQRIYLVTHYWHMARARRYFEGQGLIVTPAPCGWGGEVEESPVGGILSLLPRTDGLALTRSALREALGQLWLSMRQGIR
- a CDS encoding MotA/TolQ/ExbB proton channel family protein: MQELGLSHLWTQGDIVARGTALLLLLMSLASWIVILTKAWDLIRLKSMAQGAEKRFWHSDDFDHAMQTLGSPKDNPFYALAQTGREAAQHHRASHPQLHDVMDISDWITRSLKSAIDESVGQMQSGLAVLASVGSTAPFVGLFGTVWGIYHALIGIGAVGVPTIDKVAGPVGESLIMTAFGLAVAIPAVLGYNALTRGNKSVIAKLNRFAHDLHAYFVTGARLRPGAARAEDANVRLASVKQQ
- a CDS encoding GlcG/HbpS family heme-binding protein; amino-acid sequence: MKTKPCLTQEDVNKILDAAEKEARAHQWAVTIAVVDDGGHPLGLRRMDGCATISAYIAPEKARTAALGRRESKVYEDIINNGRTSFLSAPMLQGMLEGGVPILVEGVCAGAVGVSGVKSAEDVQIAKAGIAAVHVIC